A single window of Streptomyces sp. NBC_00464 DNA harbors:
- a CDS encoding DNA cytosine methyltransferase: MSAVEPEKPLKVIEICAGAGGQTLGLERAGFRHRLAIELDDKAAETLRRNLVEFLGYSEEEARDSVKVGDVADPAVWNPVVDAEDLDLLAGGVPCPPFSIAGKQLGSSDERDLFAWAVELCGKVRPKALLLENVRGLSANRFAGYRQHVLDRLKDSGYIAEWQLLQADDFGVSQLRPRFVLVALQEEFAPYFVWPERKPGSAKSVGELLVDLMAKNGWSGAHEWAENASGIAPTIVGGSKKHGGADLGPTRAKRAWAQKGVDAMGVADQAPSADGPPVIEGSPRPKLTTAMVARIQGWQDADSEVNADEDDFRWRFHGRKTSVYRQIGNAFPPPVAKALGDSIRNALNKVGEPHDLVETADVVTDPVYKLLRSSTRALSVDQIIAKLAAAGTAMDQPTVERHLNHLKHDFEMTTVTRSNGAAAYSIGEFKAFVGQDDHQRHDLFTQHRSKIS; this comes from the coding sequence ATGTCGGCCGTCGAGCCTGAGAAGCCGCTTAAGGTCATTGAGATCTGCGCTGGCGCGGGCGGCCAGACCCTCGGGCTGGAGCGGGCGGGTTTCCGCCACCGCCTCGCCATCGAGCTCGACGACAAGGCTGCTGAGACTCTGCGCCGCAACCTTGTGGAGTTCCTCGGGTATAGCGAGGAAGAAGCGCGCGACTCCGTAAAGGTTGGCGACGTCGCGGACCCTGCTGTCTGGAACCCGGTTGTCGATGCGGAGGACCTCGACCTCCTCGCCGGCGGAGTGCCCTGCCCCCCCTTCAGCATCGCCGGCAAGCAGCTGGGCTCAAGCGATGAGCGCGATCTCTTCGCCTGGGCCGTCGAGCTATGCGGCAAGGTGCGTCCCAAGGCCCTGCTGCTGGAGAACGTGCGCGGCCTCAGCGCCAACCGCTTCGCTGGCTACCGCCAGCACGTCCTCGACCGGCTCAAGGATTCCGGTTACATCGCAGAGTGGCAGCTCCTCCAGGCGGACGACTTCGGCGTCTCCCAGTTGCGTCCGCGCTTCGTGCTGGTTGCGCTCCAGGAGGAGTTCGCCCCCTACTTCGTGTGGCCGGAGCGCAAGCCCGGGAGCGCCAAATCCGTTGGCGAGCTCCTGGTAGACCTCATGGCGAAGAACGGCTGGTCGGGCGCCCACGAATGGGCTGAAAATGCCTCCGGTATCGCGCCCACCATTGTCGGCGGGTCGAAGAAGCACGGAGGCGCCGACCTCGGCCCGACGCGTGCTAAGCGAGCGTGGGCGCAAAAGGGCGTCGACGCGATGGGCGTGGCCGACCAGGCGCCCTCGGCAGACGGTCCCCCTGTCATCGAGGGCAGCCCGCGTCCGAAGCTGACCACGGCAATGGTTGCCCGCATCCAGGGCTGGCAGGACGCGGACAGCGAGGTGAACGCCGACGAGGACGACTTCCGCTGGCGGTTCCATGGCCGGAAGACCAGCGTGTACCGACAGATCGGCAACGCGTTCCCCCCGCCCGTCGCCAAGGCGCTCGGCGACTCGATCAGGAACGCGCTGAACAAGGTCGGCGAGCCCCACGACCTAGTCGAGACCGCAGATGTCGTCACTGACCCTGTTTACAAGCTGCTGCGCAGCAGCACGCGGGCACTCTCAGTCGACCAGATCATCGCCAAGCTCGCGGCGGCGGGCACGGCCATGGACCAGCCGACGGTGGAGCGGCACCTCAACCACCTCAAGCACGACTTCGAGATGACGACGGTGACGCGCTCCAACGGAGCCGCCGCGTACAGCATCGGCGAGTTCAAGGCCTTCGTCGGCCAAGACGACCACCAGCGCCACGATCTCTTCACCCAGCACCGCTCCAAGATCAGCTGA
- a CDS encoding ParB/RepB/Spo0J family partition protein — MAVKFGVPPEGERIRSMVEERLKQAMAEDSAKVTVEWRGEQKHLSVISMPVDLLYFNPDTHRIRAQRTLDPEQNRVLEEEPWSEPAQDYLALLLSRNPANPTQTDPDFTALQDELDDFGQKEPGIISPNGILVDGNTRCAALRKIGVKDIRVGVLPADTSRRDINNVELALQLRKDKRREYSYINRLIAIEEELANGRRPEDVARDFNIKTTTLRQDRWVYQLVNDAIDRSKDPASGVGLRLVDFEDHQEKLRELQRDYTKLAKTDPDAAEQLKESRLAMVVLNYPKTSVRLAEADFHSRFLDERLPDDLRPAVQESAAVSIPGLPGVAVQDGTAVVKATRALTDDLLRAKAATLAGDKLTPSEVTQAAAKIKSARGTFDVAVKMAGQNAQLQKRKIAVPERLTDAADYVNQCAAEFAEAKAKRALDEDSFDDALLTLRASLARLAKQAGRTFSSPGDGVEWLLNATRES; from the coding sequence ATGGCTGTGAAGTTCGGTGTTCCGCCCGAGGGCGAGCGGATCCGGTCCATGGTCGAGGAGCGGCTGAAGCAGGCCATGGCCGAGGACAGCGCCAAGGTCACCGTGGAGTGGCGCGGTGAGCAGAAGCACCTGAGCGTGATCTCCATGCCGGTGGACCTCCTCTACTTCAACCCCGACACCCACCGCATCCGCGCGCAGCGCACGCTGGACCCCGAGCAGAACCGGGTGCTCGAAGAGGAGCCCTGGAGTGAGCCTGCGCAGGACTACCTCGCCCTCCTCCTCAGCCGGAACCCTGCGAATCCGACGCAGACGGACCCCGACTTCACTGCGCTGCAGGACGAGCTGGACGACTTCGGGCAGAAGGAGCCCGGCATCATCAGTCCCAACGGCATCCTCGTCGACGGGAACACCCGCTGCGCGGCCCTCCGCAAGATCGGGGTCAAGGACATCCGCGTGGGGGTCCTGCCTGCGGACACGTCGCGGCGGGATATCAACAACGTCGAGCTCGCCCTCCAGCTGCGGAAGGACAAGCGGCGCGAGTACTCCTACATCAACCGCCTGATCGCGATCGAGGAGGAGCTGGCCAACGGGCGGCGGCCGGAGGACGTGGCTCGGGACTTCAACATCAAGACCACGACGCTCCGCCAGGACCGGTGGGTCTACCAGCTGGTCAACGACGCCATCGACCGCAGCAAGGACCCCGCCAGTGGCGTCGGGCTGCGACTGGTCGACTTCGAGGACCACCAGGAGAAGCTCCGCGAACTGCAGCGCGACTACACCAAGCTCGCGAAGACGGACCCGGACGCAGCCGAGCAGCTGAAGGAGTCCCGGCTTGCGATGGTCGTCCTGAACTATCCAAAGACTTCGGTCCGCCTCGCTGAAGCCGACTTCCACAGTCGCTTCCTCGACGAGCGGCTGCCGGACGACCTCCGGCCTGCCGTGCAGGAGTCCGCCGCGGTGTCCATCCCCGGCCTGCCGGGCGTCGCGGTCCAGGACGGCACGGCGGTGGTGAAGGCGACGCGGGCCCTCACCGACGACCTGCTGAGGGCCAAGGCTGCGACCCTCGCCGGCGACAAGCTCACCCCCTCGGAAGTGACACAGGCCGCTGCGAAGATCAAGTCAGCCCGCGGCACGTTCGACGTCGCTGTGAAGATGGCCGGCCAGAACGCGCAACTGCAGAAGCGGAAGATCGCGGTGCCCGAGCGCCTGACGGACGCCGCCGACTACGTGAACCAGTGCGCGGCGGAGTTCGCCGAGGCGAAGGCGAAGCGCGCCCTCGACGAGGACTCGTTCGACGACGCTCTGCTCACCCTCCGGGCGAGCCTCGCGCGCCTGGCCAAGCAGGCGGGCCGCACGTTCAGCTCGCCGGGTGACGGCGTCGAGTGGCTGCTCAACGCCACCCGGGAGAGCTGA